A stretch of the Acyrthosiphon pisum isolate AL4f chromosome A2, pea_aphid_22Mar2018_4r6ur, whole genome shotgun sequence genome encodes the following:
- the LOC100161220 gene encoding sterile alpha and TIR motif-containing protein 1, with protein sequence MYANTQNFGTPQAATGMPSQPQLIRPGGLFTHKKMSGFLHDADGSDLHDMSSVIEGFQKKNSVGSMGSATTAGNHMASSKKNTSSSSSSSRLMESSSSTSSSSSTSQHVLHRQVSEMTTTSSELQNSQLLQQRILMDAGDVTAVNSAVADDADGCKPVDGVDPLVTFPESPPVLMSNVSPLLHASATHPKPVRVAVQDVRLKHPAPATAATTERRVSTSKLVQEAYESSSSSSSTSSTVSDSQEVLHQHGDVRKLHAANAIRARLAGTIGSSIANRETETALNKHQEKRTLQKAGAISQQENLQNTCAATMKVQTDSFSSEKKASSAQQQKQTITSSGMFNQEKHIAQSSQSNFTFTKKGICTSSKAVSSATSQSSHNGSSSGGSGSSPPSTHVIRSVDDLLNTNFDDLDQMREIANTQDVENAIKKYSLYLENAVKGLMTGKYADAKGPIMLNKMFDMICKAWAVPTYELGYALCNTFRDCGGMDLLINNCVSKDQKLQFSSARLLEQCLTTENRAYVVENGLEKVVHVVCAYKSQVSSADQSKVSTGILEHLFKHSEMTCSDVIKLGGLDVLLYECRRRDIATLRHCAGALANLSLYGGAENQELMIKRNVPTWLFTLAFNTDDNIKYYAFLAIAVLVANKEIEAAVLKSETLDLIDPFVTTHTPSEFAKSNLAHAHGQSHHWLERLVPVLSSIREEACNLAAFHFCMEAGIKKQQGKTGIFSVINAVEPLKKVASCPNAIASKFAAQALRLIGEEVPHKLSQKVPLWSPEDVREWVRQIGFSECSKNFVDSRVDGDLLLQLTEQNLRDDIGIHNGIMRRRFMREIHNLKRLADYSSRDTTNLNSFLQSIGSEFSVYTYSMLNAGVDRDSIRFLSEEQLIQECGISNSIHRYRILDSIRDMETLMETSSYEENMNKHLDVFISYRRSTGSQLASLLKVHLQLRGYSVFIDVERLEAGKFDNNLLQSIKQAKNFILVLTPKSLDRCIGDNECKDWVHKEIVAAIQDQCNIIPIMDNFVWPEPETLPEDMQNVWKFNGVRWIHDYQDACVEKVERFMRGELNGIRDGASSGLSLNRSGGGGIGGGPSTIKSDPSAPNTPMTVGRSPPTYQRTHSNDSERDLTGSKD encoded by the exons ATGTCGGGGTTTCTACATGATGCTGACGGTTCAGACTTACACGACATGAGTTCGGTCATCGAGGGTTTTCAGAAGAAGAACAGCGTCGGATCCATGGGATCGGCCACGACCGCCGGCAACCATATG GCGTCGTCGAAGAAGaacacgtcgtcgtcgtcttcgagTTCACGGTTGATGGAGTCGTCGTCGTCCACGTCCTCTTCGTCTTCCACCTCTCAGCACGTCCTGCACCGACAGGTATCTGAAATGACGACCACATCATCCGAACTGCAAAACTCTCAACTTCTCCAGCAGCGGATACTCATGGACGCTGGTGACGTTACCGCGGTCAACTCCGCGGTTGCCGATGACGCCGACGGCTGCAAACCTGTCGATGGGGTAGACCCATTGGTCACGTTTCCCGAGTCACCTCCCGTTTTGATGTCCAACGTGTCACCGCTCCTGCACGCGTCCGCCACCCACCCCAAACCGGTCCGCGTGGCCGTGCAGGACGTACGACTGAAACATCCGGCCCCGGCCACAGCGGCGACCACCGAGCGGCGCGTGTCCACGTCCAAATTGGTCCAAGAGGCGTACgagtcatcgtcgtcgtcaagCAGCACCAGCAGCACGGTTTCCGATTCACAGGAGGTGCTCCACCAGCACGGTGACGTCCGTAAGCTACACGCGGCCAACGCGATCCGGGCCAGGCTCGCCGGTACCATCGGGAGCTCCATCGCCAACCGTGAAACCGAGACCGCTCTGAACAAACACCAG GAAAAAAGAACACTGCAGAAAGCTGGAGCAATATCTCAACAGGAAAACCTGCAAAACACCTGTGCTGCCACGATGAAAGTGCAGACCGATTCGTTTAGTTCGgaaaag aaAGCTTCGAGCGCTCAACAACAAAAACAGACAATTACATCTTCAGGAATGTTTAACCAAGAAAAACATATTGCTCAGTCATCACAATCGAACTTTACGTTCACCAAAAAAGGCATTTGCACGAGTTCAAAAGCCGTGTCATCCGCCACTtcacaa TCATCACACAACGGGTCTTCGTCTGGCGGCAGTGGTTCGTCGCCTCCATCGACACATGTGATCAGAAGTGTCGACGATCTGTTAAACACGAATTTCGATGATCTAGACCAGATGCGAGAGATAGCTAACACTCAAGACGTGGAAAACGCcattaaaaagtattcactGTACCTGGAGAATGCTGTCAAGGGACTGATGACCGGAAAGTACGCCGACGCCAAAGGCCCGATAATGCTTAACAAAATGTTCGATATGATTTGCAAGGCGTGGGCCGTACCGACCTACGAACTTGGTTATGCATTGTGTAACACATTCCGGGACTGTGGTGGAATGGATTTGTTGATCAACAACTGTGTATCCAAAGACCAAAAACTTCAGTTCTCCAGTGCCAGGTTACTTGAACAATGCCTGACCACAGAAAATCGCGCCTACGTAGTGGAAAATGGACTGGAAAAGGTCGTACACGTTGTGTGCGCGTACAAGAGTCAAGTGAGCTCGGCCGATCAATCTAAAGTCAGTACTG GAATTCTCGAGCATCTATTTAAACACAGTGAAATGACATGTAGCGATGTTATCAAACTCGGTGGTTTGGACGTACTGCTGTACGAGTGCCGCAGACGAGACATCGCAACCCTCAGACACTGTGCCGGCGCTCTTGCCAACCTGTCGCTGTACGGAGGTGCTGAGAACCAAGAGCTGATGATCAAGCGCAACGTACCCACGTGGTTGTTTACGTTGGCGTTCAACACGGACGACAACATCAAGTATTACGCGTTCTTGGCCATAGCCGTTTTGGTGGCCAACAAAGAAATCGAGGCGGCCGTGCTCAAGTCCGAAACCCTGGACCTGATCGACCCGTTTGTTACCACCCACACGCCATCAGAGTTCGCCAAGTCGAATCTCGCTCACGCTCATGGCCAAAGCCACCATTGGCTGGAGAGGTTGGTCCCGGTGTTGAGCTCAATCCGAGAGGAAGCGTGCAACTTGGCCGCATTCCACTTCTGCATGGAGGCTGGCATCAAGAAGCAACAGGGCAAGACCGGCATATTCAGCGTGATTAACGCCGTCGAACCACTTAAGAAGGTGGCCAGTTGCCCCAACGCAATAGCGTCAAAGTTCGCCGCCCAAGCATTGCGGCTGATCGGCGAAGAGGTACCGCATAAGCTCAGCCAAAAAGTACCATTGTGGTCACCCGAGGACGTCCGCGAATGGGTCAGACAGATCGGCTTCAGCGAGTGCTCCAAAAACTTCGTTGACAGCCGAGTAGATGGTGACCTGCTGTTGCAGTTGACCGAACAAAATCTTAGGGACGACATCGGAATACACAACGGAATCATGCGAAGAAG GTTTATGAGGGAAATACACAATTTGAAACGATTGGCAGACTACAGTAGTAGAGACACGACAAATCTGAACTCCTTCCTCCAGTCAATAGGTTCGGAGTTTTCCGTGTACACTTATTCCATGTTGAATGCTGGCGTTGATAGAGATTCCATCAG GTTCTTATCAGAAGAACAGCTTATACAAGAGTGTGGAATATCAAACAGCATTCACCGGTACAGAATACTAGACTCGATAAGAG ACATGGAGACGCTAATGGAAACGTCCTCTTACGAAGAAAACATGAACAAACACTTGGACGTGTTCATCAGCTACAGACGATCGACTGGATCTCAATTGGCAAG tttgcTCAAAGTCCACCTACAACTTCGAGGATACTCAGTGTTCATCGACGTGGAACGTCTGGAAGCCGGCAAGTTCGACAACAACCTGTTGCAAAGCATCAAGCAGGCGAAAAACTTCATATTAGTATTGACGCCAAAGTCGCTGGACAGGTGTATCGGCGATAACGAATGCAAAGACTGGGTGCACAAG GAAATCGTGGCTGCTATACAAGACCAGTGCAACATCATCCCGATCATGGACAACTTTGTGTGGCCCGAACCGGAGACGTTGCCGGAGGATATGCAAAACGTGTGGAAGTTCAACGGCGTGAGGTGGATCCACGACTACCAGGACGCGTGCGTGGAGAAGGTAGAGAGGTTCATGCGGGGCGAACTGAACGGGATCCGGGACGGCGCCAGTTCGGGACTGTCGCTGAACAGGTCCGGCGGCGGTGGCATCGGCGGTGGCCCGTCCACCATCAAGAGCGACCCGTCGGCGCCGAACACGCCCATGACGGTGGGCAGGTCGCCGCCAACGTACCAGCGGACGCATTCCAACGACAGCGAACGCGACCTGACCGGTAGCAAAGATTGA
- the LOC100159182 gene encoding sterile alpha and TIR motif-containing protein 1-like, with protein sequence MAPGALQQRQMISSPSTSSQFSFTFNTNDNRASLPSRDAVGDISYQLTQTDSSTASDGSSPRVIKTHAEIRNDNYLLNTNFGDLDQIREIANTQDVVNAIKKYSQYLENAVKGLIAGKFTDTQRPTMLNKLFNLMCQAKTIHELNNFLHNRFRDSGGMDLLMKNCMSKDPKLQYTSARLLVECLDPGNLDYVVQHGLNKVMRVVRKSWSQEQSPVNRSIVSTGILAKLFEHSESTCKRVIQLNGLDMLLAECQRRDTLTLRNCARALANLSLYGGPEVHNMMVHRHAHTWLFTLAFNTDNSVKYYALLATAVLAADKTIEAAMVKCDALHLIDPFVATHVPADLVKINALGQGRGWLQRLVPVLSCDRRVAHTLAAFHFCAEAEPSSQLRHGKIFGTFRSISAVEPLKKLAGSLNDVTSGLAAQALWNIGEQVPRPLSQKVPLWTVEDVLQWIKSTGFGEWSERLVGNQMDGNWLLTLTEERLKELVGIHNGIMRKRFMRELHKLKQLADYSCIDPTNLNSFLQSIGPEFSIYTYSMLNAGFDCESIRSITEDQLACKCEITNGIHRIVILNAIKDKCFNHFNSEINNCFIDFT encoded by the exons ATGGCTCCAGGCGCGTTGCAACAGAGACAAATGATTTCCTCGCCGAGTACTTCATCGCAGTTTAGTTTTACATTCAATACAAACGATAATCGAGCGAGTCTGCCCTCAAGAGATGCTGTCGGCGACATTTCTTATCAA CTTACACAGACCGATTCATCTACTGCCAGCGATGGATCATCACCCCGCGTGATAAAAACTCACGCGGAGATCAGGAATGACAACTATCTGTTAAACACCAATTTTGGTGATCTAGACCAGATACGAGAGATCGCCAACACTCAAGACGTGGTAAACGCCATTAAAAAGTATTCACAGTACCTGGAGAATGCTGTCAAGGGACTCATTGCCGGCAAGTTCACCGATACCCAAAGACCGACTATGCTCAACAAACTGTTCAACTTGATGTGCCAGGCGAAGACGATTCACGAGCTAAATAACTTTCTGCACAACCGGTTTCGGGACAGTGGTGGAATGGATTTGTTGATGAAAAACTGCATGTCCAAAGACCCGAAACTCCAATACACCAGTGCCAGGCTATTGGTGGAATGTCTCGACCCAGGAAATCTAGACTACGTGGTCCAACACGGTCTGAATAAAGTCATGCGCGTGGTACGCAAGTCCTGGAGTCAAGAGCAGAGCCCGGTCAACCGTTCGATAGTCAGCACTG GTATACTCGCAAAGTTATTCGAACACAGTGAAAGTACGTGTAAGCGTGTCATCCAACTGAACGGTTTAGACATGCTACTGGCGGAGTGCCAGAGACGAGATACCCTGACCCTGCGAAATTGTGCACGTGCACTTGCAAATTTATCGCTGTACGGTGGCCCCGAGGTTCACAATATGATGGTCCATCGTCACGCACACACTTGGCTCTTTACGTTGGCGTTCAACACGGACAACAGCGTCAAATATTACGCCCTGCTGGCCACGGCCGTATTGGCGGCCGACAAAACTATCGAGGCGGCCATGGTCAAGTGCGACGCGCTTCACCTGATCGACCCCTTCGTCGCCACTCACGTTCCGGCGGATCTGGTTAAAATCAACGCCCTTGGTCAAGGCCGGGGTTGGCTTCAGCGGCTCGTCCCGGTTTTGAGCTGCGACCGTCGCGTGGCACACACTTTGGCCGCCTTCCATTTTTGCGCGGAAGCCGAGCCCTCGAGTCAGCTCCGCCACGGCAAGATCTTCGGAACCTTCAGGTCGATCAGCGCCGTCGAACCGCTGAAGAAGTTGGCCGGTTCCCTCAACGACGTGACTTCCGGGTTAGCGGCACAAGCGTTGTGGAATATCGGTGAACAAGTGCCGCGGCCGCTCAGCCAGAAAGTTCCGCTGTGGACGGTCGAAGACGTCCTCCAGTGGATCAAGAGTACTGGTTTCGGAGAATGGTCCGAACGCTTGGTGGGCAACCAGATGGACGGCAATTGGCTGTTGACGTTGACTGAGGAACGCCTGAAGGAACTCGTCGGGATACACAACGGAATTATGCGTAAAAG ATTTATGAGGGAATTACACAAGTTAAAACAGTTGGCCGACTATAGCTGTATAGACCCGACCAATTTAAACTCATTTTTACAATCAATTGGACCGGAGTTCTCCATTTATACGTATTCTATGTTGAATGCTGGGTTCGACTGTGAATCGATCAG GTCTATAACGGAAGATCAGCTGGCATGCAAGTGCGAAATCACAAACGGTATTCATCGCATCGTGATACTAAACGCTATCAAGGATAAATGTTTCAATCATTTTAACAGTgaaatcaataattgttttattgattttacataa